A region from the Palaemon carinicauda isolate YSFRI2023 chromosome 16, ASM3689809v2, whole genome shotgun sequence genome encodes:
- the LOC137655079 gene encoding uncharacterized protein: protein MGHTLQMRKLILSGHILCFLIYSYLIDLTCNSMQQIVHLYKKILMIILIVTSDLIKLLGLQWHRSTDKISTKAIILDISANTKRLILKSIASHFDVYNFNAPLLNRAKLFLHDLQVQRNLGWDDTLTDSQVREWRCIARQANSAPPVMLDRNVGNREDLYDLVGFADSSKVMFGCVIYLLNLNTNFVSFVMSKSKIVNKQLESKSIPSLELQALSLGTECLIDLYQDIAGDRCIEAIKINKLRMYSDSLVTVSWVNSYVHKLDKMQKRSVFILNRLEHIANLCEAHQVEFSFVSGVQNPADCVTRPVSYNQLTKTNFITGPDFLTDALDNTISRDILTVLVPDPNYSERVKKFAGYVEIQGTNHSQLIPPKKVSSFGKLVNINVLVLKFVNCLKTSLVRKHPDKYSHLFLYSADSNYYREAYHRVILLDQRSQFPEIFEYFNSASKKLSDIPPLVSQLNVYQDNKGLLRVKSKCDRIKKIRKYREYGFPLLMLKCSPLVPLLIRYTHLSSHHAGCYSVIQEIRKTVWIPHIFSLVKKYIRACIGCKRFRERPIKLNQSSYREVRIDPPNVPFRNIYIDHMGPFYVKVNNSKEKLWILVISCMWSRAVNLKLCDSLSVEDLLRALQLHIYQFGMPEYIVSDLGTQMTAGSNIIETFLSDFETKDFPRRHNMNEIKFDHYFKGNSELGGLVEICVKLSKRLIQGAVGKNILPYKDFEFIVSKTVHLTNRRPIAFKDSLREYSPEKLPEVITPEKLLYGRDLVTLNIIPQLQSTTSDPDWSVDPVDLIRNSYEKLVRVQSKLIDIYNKEFLNHLVYQATSKKDRYKPVPHKQLKVGDLVLVKENMTKAIDYPIGIVKELTKNIYDEVTGAKLMLDKS from the coding sequence ATGGGGCATACATTACAGATGAGGAAGCTGATCTTAAGTGGGCATATTCTGTGCTTCCTGATATATTCATACCTTATAGATTTAACTTGCAACAGTATGCAACAAATTGTTCATCTCTACaagaaaatattgatgattatTTTGATAGTGACTTCTGACCTTATTAAACTGCTAGGTCTTCAGTGGCATCGTTCCACTGATAAGATTTCTACCAAGGCAATCATTTTAGATATTTCAGCAAACACTAAGAGACTTATTTTGAAGTCTATTGCTAGTCATTTTGATGTATACAATTTTAATGCTCCCCTTCTGAACAGAGCAAAGCTATTTTTGCACGATTTGCAAGTTCAAAGAAATTTGGGATGGGATGATACCTTGACAGACTCTCAAGTGAGGGAGTGGCGTTGTATTGCCAGGCAGGCAAACTCTGCTCCACCAGTTATGTTGGACAGAAATGTTGGAAATAGGGAGGATTTATATGATCTTGTAGGATTTGCCGACAGTAGTAAGGTCATGTTTGGTTGCGTCATTTACCTTCTTAACTTGAATACAAATTTTGTTTCTTTCGTAATGTCAAAATCGAAGATTGTCAACAAACAATTGGAATCAAAATCCATTCCGTCTCTTGAGCTTCAAGCATTGTCTTTGGGTACAGAGTGCTTAATTGATTTATATCAAGATATTGCTGGAGATCGGTGCATTGAAGCTATAAAGATTAATAAATTGCGAATGTACTCTGACAGTCTGGTTACAGTTAGCTGGGTCAACTCGTATGTACATAAGTTGGATAAAATGCAGAAACGCTCAGTGTTTATTCTTAATAGACTAGAACATATTGCTAACTTATGTGAGGCACATCAGGTGGAGTTTTCTTTTGTTTCGGGTGTACAGAACCCAGCAGACTGTGTAACTAGACCTGTTTCTTATAATCAGTTAACCAAGACTAATTTTATCACGGGACCAGATTTTTTGACTGATGCATTAGATAACACTATTAGTAGAGATATTCTTACAGTACTGGTTCCAGACCCTAATTATTCTGAAAGGGTAAAAAAGTTTGCAGGATATGTTGAAATTCAGGGCACTAATCATTCTCAATTAATTCCTCCTAAAAAAGTATCTAGTTTTGGTAAACTGGTTAATATTAACGTTTTAGTGTTAAAGTTTGTGAATTGTCTGAAAACCTCCTTAGTTCGCAAACATCCAGACAAGTATTCTCATTTGTTTCTTTACTCTGCTGATTCTAACTATTACAGGGAGGCATATCATAGAGTAATTCTGTTGGACCAGAGAAGTCAGTTTCCTGAGATTTTTGAGTACTTTAATTCTGCTTCAAAGAAATTAAGTGACATTCCACCTTTGGTTTCTCAGTTAAATGTATATCAAGATAACAAAGGGTTGCTGAGAGTAAAAAGTAAGTGTGACAGAatcaagaaaattagaaaatacagGGAGTATGGTTTTCCCCTGCTGATGTTAAAGTGTAGCCCATTAGTTCCTTTGTTAATTAGGTACACACATCTTAGCTCACATCATGCAGGGTGTTATTCTGTTATACAAGAAATTAGGAAAACTGTTTGGATTCCccatatattttctttagtaaaGAAGTATATAAGGGCCTGTATTGGATGCAAAAGGTTCAGGGAAAGACCTATTAAATTGAACCAAAGTTCTTATCGTGAGGTTAGAATTGACCCACCAAATGTCCCATtccgtaatatttacattgatcataTGGGACCCTTTTATGTTAAGGTGAACAATTCCAAAGAAAAGTTATGGATCCTTGTAATTAGTTGCATGTGGTCAAGAGCGGTAAATCTAAAGCTGTGTGATAGTCTCTCGGTTGAGGATTTGCTAAGAGCCTTGCAGCTCCACATTTATCAATTTGGAATGCCTGAGTATATTGTCTCTGATTTGGGAACTCAAATGACTGCTGGATCCAATATTATAGAGACTTTTCTTTCTGATTTTGAAACTAAAGATTTTCCGAGAAGGCATAATATGAATGAGATCAAATTTGACCACTATTTTAAGGGTAATAGTGAACTTGGGGGTTTAGTTGAAATCTGTGTTAAACTGTCTAAAAGACTGATACAAGGAGCTGTTGGTAAAAACATTTTACCATACAAGGATTTTGAGTTTATTGTATCCAAAACAGTACACCTTACTAATCGCAGGCCTATAGCCTTTAAAGACTCATTGAGGGAATATTCTCCGGAGAAATTGCCTGAAGTCATAACTCCGGAGAAGTTGTTATATGGCCGTGATCTAGTAACATTGAATATCATTCCACAGTTACAAAGTACTACTTCAGATCCGGATTGGTCAGTTGATCCAGTGGATTTGATAAGGAACTCCTATGAAAAACTTGTTAGAGTACAATCTAAGCTGATAGACATCTATAATAAGGAATTTTTAAACCATCTTGTATATCAAGCAACAAGTAAAAAGGATAGGTATAAACCTGTACCACATAAGCAGTTAAAGGTAGGAGATCTAGTTCTTGTTAAGGAAAATATGACcaaagccattgattaccccataggaattgttaaagagctgaccaagaatatttacgatgaagttactggggcTAAATTAATGCTAGATAAAAGTTGA